From one Tsukamurella tyrosinosolvens genomic stretch:
- a CDS encoding class I SAM-dependent methyltransferase, whose product MTRSTEHLPKLSLAEIIEKVAGGKLAIRVKAYDGSSAGPDDAPYGLDLLTPRGTTYLATAPGDMGLARAYIAGDLELTGAPPGDPYEALRALSDDLKFAKPGPRLIAQIARSVGAEHMIPIAPPPQEAIPRWRRIAEGLRHSKARDADAIHHHYDVSNRFYELVLGPSMTYTCACYPDADATLEEAQENKYRLVFEKLRLKPGDRLLDVGCGWGGMVRFAARRGVHVIGATLSKEQAEWAQAAIEAEGLGEFAEVRYSDYRDVPEGDFDAISSIGLTEHIGVHNYPSYFTSLREKLKTGGLLLNHTITRHDNKLSGKGGQFIDRYVFPDGELTGSGRVIAAIQDIGGMEVRHEENLREHYALTLAAWCRNLVANWDEAVAEVGLGTARVWGLYMAGSRLGFERNVVQLHQVLAVKLDEKGGAGDLPLRPWWDA is encoded by the coding sequence TTGACGCGATCCACTGAGCATCTCCCCAAGCTCAGCCTCGCCGAGATCATCGAGAAGGTGGCGGGCGGGAAACTCGCCATCCGGGTGAAGGCCTACGACGGCTCGTCGGCCGGACCGGACGACGCGCCCTACGGCCTCGACCTGCTCACCCCGCGCGGAACGACCTACCTCGCCACGGCACCCGGCGACATGGGCCTCGCCCGCGCCTACATCGCCGGCGACCTGGAACTGACCGGCGCGCCGCCGGGAGATCCGTACGAGGCGCTCCGGGCCCTGTCCGACGATCTGAAGTTCGCCAAGCCGGGCCCACGGCTCATCGCACAGATCGCCCGCTCGGTGGGTGCCGAGCACATGATCCCGATCGCCCCGCCGCCGCAGGAGGCGATCCCGCGTTGGCGGCGCATCGCGGAGGGGTTGCGGCACAGCAAGGCCCGCGACGCCGACGCGATCCACCACCACTACGACGTCTCCAACCGGTTCTACGAGCTGGTGCTCGGCCCGTCGATGACCTACACCTGCGCGTGCTACCCGGACGCCGACGCGACGCTGGAGGAGGCGCAGGAGAACAAGTACCGCCTCGTCTTCGAGAAGCTCCGCCTGAAGCCGGGCGACCGGCTGCTGGACGTCGGCTGCGGCTGGGGCGGCATGGTGCGCTTCGCGGCCCGCCGCGGCGTGCACGTCATCGGCGCGACGCTGTCCAAGGAGCAGGCGGAGTGGGCGCAGGCCGCGATCGAGGCCGAGGGCCTGGGCGAGTTCGCCGAGGTCCGCTACAGCGACTACCGCGACGTGCCCGAGGGCGACTTCGACGCGATCAGCTCGATCGGGCTCACCGAGCACATCGGCGTGCACAACTATCCGTCGTACTTCACGTCGCTGCGCGAGAAGCTGAAGACCGGTGGGCTGCTGCTGAACCACACGATCACGCGGCATGACAACAAACTGTCGGGCAAGGGCGGCCAGTTCATCGACCGGTACGTCTTCCCCGACGGGGAGCTCACCGGCTCCGGCCGGGTGATCGCCGCGATCCAGGACATCGGCGGGATGGAGGTGCGGCACGAGGAGAACCTCCGTGAGCACTACGCCCTCACGTTGGCCGCCTGGTGCCGCAACCTCGTCGCGAACTGGGACGAGGCCGTCGCGGAGGTCGGCCTGGGCACCGCCCGCGTGTGGGGCCTGTACATGGCCGGCTCGCGACTCGGCTTCGAGCGCAACGTCGTCCAGCTGCACCAGGTGCTCGCGGTGAAGCTCGACGAGAAGGGCGGTGCCGGCGACCTGCCGCTGCGCCCGTGGTGGGACGCCTAG
- a CDS encoding alpha/beta fold hydrolase produces MTDDRFRNDEGGRAVREEYDRLLSAHLPDVERTVVDGTHVLSAGPDGAPTVVLLHGSGGTSLNWATEIPLLAQSHRVHALDLPGEPGGTVVERLPLEPGAHAAWLAGVTDALGAPRAAVIGESLGGWVALDYATEHPSRVRSLGLLVPGGLGPRRTAPLLVAGLLSLLGAPGRRAAMRYFTGWTPSDEPGLERDLAAFSDLTFRAFRPRTDGLPVFADEALSGITAPVTAAFGDRDKMLDGPRAAAHARAVFGDDAVTLLPGAGHLLPDRAERVLAAAGR; encoded by the coding sequence ATGACCGACGACCGATTCCGCAACGACGAGGGTGGCCGCGCGGTGCGCGAGGAGTACGACCGGCTGCTGTCGGCGCACCTGCCGGACGTGGAGCGCACCGTCGTCGACGGGACGCACGTCCTCAGCGCCGGGCCCGACGGTGCGCCCACGGTCGTGCTCCTGCACGGCTCGGGCGGCACGTCGCTGAACTGGGCGACGGAGATCCCCCTGCTGGCGCAGTCCCATCGCGTGCACGCCCTGGACCTCCCCGGCGAGCCGGGCGGCACCGTCGTCGAACGGCTGCCGCTGGAGCCCGGGGCGCACGCCGCCTGGCTCGCGGGCGTGACCGACGCCCTGGGCGCGCCGCGCGCCGCGGTGATCGGCGAGTCGCTCGGCGGCTGGGTCGCCCTGGACTACGCCACCGAGCACCCGTCGCGCGTGCGGTCGCTGGGCCTGCTCGTGCCGGGCGGTCTCGGGCCGCGCCGGACGGCCCCGCTCCTGGTCGCGGGCCTGCTGAGCCTGCTGGGCGCGCCCGGCCGGCGCGCCGCGATGCGCTACTTCACGGGCTGGACGCCGTCGGACGAGCCGGGCCTCGAGCGCGACCTCGCCGCGTTCAGCGACCTCACGTTCCGGGCCTTCCGGCCGCGCACCGACGGCCTACCCGTCTTCGCCGACGAGGCCCTGTCCGGCATCACCGCGCCGGTCACCGCCGCGTTCGGCGACCGGGACAAGATGCTCGACGGTCCGCGGGCCGCCGCGCACGCGCGGGCCGTCTTCGGCGACGACGCGGTCACCCTGCTGCCCGGTGCGGGGCACCTGCTCCCCGACCGCGCGGAGCGCGTCCTGGCCGCCGCCGGGCGGTAG
- a CDS encoding DNA polymerase III subunit gamma and tau, whose amino-acid sequence MALYRKYRPATFAEVVGQEHVTEPLSTALDSGRVNHAYLFSGPRGCGKTSSARILARSLNCEQGPTSTPCGVCNSCVALAPGGPGNLDVTEMDAASHGGVDDARELRDRAFYAPAESRYRVFIVDEAHMVTPQGFNALLKIVEEPPEHLIFIFATTEPEKVLTTIRSRTHHYPFRLLAPNVMRPLLEKITGAEHVSVEPQVYPLVIRAGGGSPRDSLSIMDQLLAGAGPEGVTYQRALGLLGVTDTALIDAAVDALASADGAALFGAVERVMEAGHDPRRFATDLLERLRDLILLHTVPDAADRGLIDVPQDVLETMRGEAAKLGLATLTRCAEVTHASLAEMRGATSPRLLLEVMCARMLLPAADESQAALLQRIEALERRPAGAPVDGAVPAAAAPVAAPAAPTGGGAPQSDGPPSRFVRPSQRQAEAAAEPAAAAAPAPPAPPAPTPQPVAPEPAAPAVTPPVQPAAVAEPASEAVVAEPEPRAAPAEPEPVAPAAEPAAPAEPERPIESEPVLHRPEPDPEPVAPPRPAEPVAPAPAAPERAAAPEPAAPAVTPPVQPAAVAEPAAPAPSGPSVEEVRTAWPKVLRAVKDRSTVTFALMPNVQVLGLAGDVLHLALPIPALLSRFSDQQHVGNLRDAVREVFGTQWNVEVGDGSGARAQGAPAAAPAQQQRPAAEPKKAPPTFERRSRAGDQRPDPRPAGRENRAPSHHDDIPLPPEPDPEPAPVEEVSEEEMIDAAHREDAVSGGTTAPRRDPDEIALELLKNELGARPI is encoded by the coding sequence GTGGCTCTCTACCGCAAGTACCGTCCAGCGACGTTCGCCGAGGTCGTGGGGCAGGAGCACGTCACCGAGCCGCTGAGCACCGCGTTGGATTCCGGGCGGGTGAACCATGCCTACCTGTTCTCCGGCCCGCGCGGCTGCGGCAAGACGTCGTCGGCCCGCATCCTGGCCCGCTCGCTGAACTGCGAGCAGGGCCCCACCAGCACGCCGTGCGGCGTCTGCAACTCCTGCGTCGCGCTCGCCCCGGGCGGTCCGGGCAACCTCGACGTCACCGAGATGGACGCTGCCAGCCACGGCGGCGTGGACGACGCACGTGAGCTGCGCGACCGCGCGTTCTACGCGCCCGCCGAGTCGCGCTACCGCGTCTTCATCGTCGACGAGGCGCACATGGTCACCCCGCAGGGCTTCAACGCGCTGCTGAAGATCGTCGAGGAGCCTCCGGAGCACCTCATCTTCATCTTCGCCACCACGGAGCCGGAGAAGGTGCTCACCACCATCCGCTCCCGCACGCACCACTACCCGTTCCGGCTGCTCGCGCCGAACGTCATGCGGCCGCTGCTGGAGAAGATCACGGGCGCCGAGCACGTCTCGGTCGAGCCGCAGGTGTACCCCCTGGTCATCCGCGCGGGCGGCGGTTCGCCGCGTGACTCGCTGTCGATCATGGACCAGCTCCTGGCCGGCGCCGGGCCCGAGGGCGTCACCTACCAGCGAGCCCTCGGGCTGCTCGGTGTCACCGACACCGCGCTCATCGACGCCGCCGTCGACGCGCTGGCCTCCGCGGACGGCGCGGCCCTGTTCGGCGCCGTCGAGCGGGTGATGGAGGCCGGGCACGACCCCCGCCGGTTCGCCACCGACCTGCTCGAACGCCTCCGCGACCTGATCCTCTTGCACACTGTCCCCGACGCCGCCGACCGCGGCCTCATCGACGTGCCGCAGGACGTGCTCGAGACCATGCGCGGGGAGGCCGCGAAGCTCGGCCTCGCCACCCTCACGCGCTGCGCCGAGGTCACGCACGCCTCGCTCGCCGAGATGCGCGGCGCCACCTCACCGCGCCTGCTGCTCGAGGTCATGTGCGCCCGCATGCTGCTCCCCGCCGCGGACGAGTCGCAGGCCGCACTGCTGCAGCGCATCGAGGCGCTGGAGCGCCGGCCCGCAGGTGCCCCCGTCGACGGTGCCGTCCCCGCCGCCGCGGCACCCGTCGCCGCGCCCGCAGCGCCCACGGGTGGCGGCGCTCCGCAGTCCGACGGTCCGCCGTCGCGTTTCGTCCGGCCCAGCCAGCGCCAGGCAGAGGCCGCCGCCGAGCCGGCCGCTGCGGCCGCTCCCGCCCCTCCGGCTCCGCCCGCGCCGACGCCGCAGCCGGTCGCTCCCGAGCCGGCGGCGCCCGCCGTCACCCCGCCCGTGCAGCCCGCCGCGGTCGCGGAACCCGCGTCGGAGGCCGTGGTCGCGGAGCCCGAACCGCGGGCCGCCCCGGCCGAGCCGGAGCCCGTCGCCCCGGCCGCCGAGCCGGCCGCCCCGGCCGAGCCGGAGCGCCCCATCGAATCGGAGCCGGTGCTCCACCGGCCCGAGCCGGACCCGGAACCCGTTGCGCCCCCGCGCCCGGCCGAGCCCGTCGCCCCGGCCCCTGCGGCCCCGGAGCGTGCCGCTGCGCCGGAGCCCGCGGCGCCCGCCGTCACCCCGCCCGTGCAGCCCGCCGCGGTCGCGGAACCCGCGGCCCCGGCGCCGTCCGGCCCCTCCGTGGAGGAGGTCCGCACGGCCTGGCCCAAGGTCCTCCGGGCGGTCAAGGACCGCAGCACGGTGACTTTCGCCCTCATGCCGAACGTGCAGGTGCTCGGCCTCGCCGGAGACGTTCTGCACCTCGCGCTGCCGATCCCCGCCCTGCTCAGCCGGTTCAGCGATCAGCAGCATGTCGGCAACTTGCGGGACGCGGTCCGCGAGGTCTTCGGGACGCAGTGGAACGTCGAGGTCGGCGACGGCAGCGGCGCCCGCGCGCAAGGGGCGCCCGCCGCCGCGCCCGCGCAGCAGCAGCGCCCCGCCGCCGAGCCGAAGAAGGCGCCGCCCACGTTCGAGCGGCGCAGCCGTGCAGGCGATCAGCGGCCGGACCCGCGGCCGGCGGGCCGGGAGAACCGCGCACCGTCGCACCACGACGACATCCCGCTGCCGCCCGAGCCGGACCCCGAGCCGGCACCGGTCGAGGAGGTCTCCGAGGAGGAGATGATCGACGCGGCGCACCGCGAGGACGCCGTCTCCGGCGGCACCACCGCCCCGCGCCGCGACCCGGACGAGATCGCCCTCGAGCTCCTCAAGAACGAACTCGGCGCCCGCCCCATCTGA
- the phoA gene encoding alkaline phosphatase, translated as MTNLGRGKARTALAVSAVAVLGVVAACGSNDSGPGTSGDTAAKVEINRQAAGDITTHGGAKRLAGDQTQAIADSIQRSTAKNVILVIGDGTANQELTLARDYEWGAGGKIPGIDELPLSGDYTTYALDKTTKKPDYTTDSAASGSAWATGTKTYNGAVGVDVNGKPQRSILEIAKANGRKTGNVTTTELQDATPAVQVAHVSQRKCYGPVATKEKCSSDALENGGLGSITEQLIAARADVTLGGGWKTFQETATAGQYNGKTLEVQAKERGYRIVRSGSELDAVSTASQDEPVLGVFADGNLPRVWDKATATKEGGREPAVTCAPNPAFGATPKLASMTKKAIDLLKGDKGFFLQVESGSVDKANHDADPCGQIGETVQLSEAVSAALDFAKQDKDTLVIVTGDHAHTSQIIEAGTVTPGLTRTLNTKDGGVLTVNYGTSLDPGEEQHTGGQVRIAAYGPGAANVVGLTDQTDPFFYITDVLGLDREKK; from the coding sequence ATGACGAATCTCGGTAGGGGCAAGGCCCGGACGGCGCTGGCCGTCAGTGCGGTGGCGGTTCTCGGTGTGGTCGCCGCGTGCGGCAGCAACGACAGCGGTCCCGGCACGTCCGGCGACACCGCGGCGAAGGTGGAGATCAACCGCCAGGCGGCCGGTGATATCACCACCCACGGCGGCGCCAAGCGGCTCGCCGGCGACCAGACGCAGGCGATCGCCGACTCGATCCAGCGCTCCACGGCCAAGAACGTGATCCTCGTGATCGGCGACGGCACCGCCAACCAGGAGCTCACGCTGGCCCGCGACTACGAGTGGGGCGCGGGCGGGAAGATCCCCGGCATCGACGAGCTGCCGCTCTCGGGCGACTACACCACCTACGCGCTCGACAAGACCACCAAGAAGCCCGACTACACCACCGATTCCGCGGCCTCCGGCTCCGCCTGGGCCACCGGCACCAAGACCTACAACGGGGCCGTCGGCGTCGACGTGAACGGCAAGCCGCAGCGCTCGATCCTCGAGATCGCCAAGGCCAACGGCCGCAAGACGGGCAACGTCACCACCACCGAGCTGCAGGACGCCACCCCGGCCGTGCAGGTCGCGCACGTGTCCCAGCGCAAGTGCTACGGCCCCGTCGCCACCAAGGAGAAGTGCAGCTCCGACGCGCTCGAGAACGGCGGACTCGGGTCCATCACCGAGCAGCTGATCGCGGCCCGCGCCGACGTCACCCTCGGCGGCGGCTGGAAGACCTTCCAGGAGACCGCGACCGCCGGTCAGTACAACGGCAAGACGCTCGAGGTGCAGGCCAAGGAACGCGGCTACCGGATCGTGCGGTCGGGCTCCGAGCTCGACGCCGTCTCCACCGCGAGTCAGGACGAGCCGGTGCTCGGCGTCTTCGCCGACGGCAACCTGCCGCGCGTGTGGGACAAGGCCACCGCCACCAAGGAGGGCGGTAGGGAGCCGGCCGTCACCTGCGCGCCCAACCCCGCCTTCGGCGCCACCCCGAAGCTCGCGTCGATGACGAAGAAGGCCATCGACCTGCTCAAGGGCGACAAGGGCTTCTTCCTCCAGGTCGAGTCCGGCTCCGTCGACAAGGCCAACCACGACGCCGACCCCTGCGGCCAGATCGGCGAGACGGTGCAGCTGTCCGAGGCCGTCTCCGCGGCGCTCGACTTCGCCAAGCAGGACAAGGACACCCTCGTCATCGTGACGGGCGACCACGCCCACACCAGCCAGATCATCGAGGCGGGCACCGTCACCCCCGGCCTCACCCGGACGCTGAACACCAAGGACGGCGGCGTGCTCACCGTCAACTACGGCACGTCGCTCGACCCGGGCGAGGAGCAGCACACCGGCGGCCAGGTCCGCATCGCCGCCTACGGTCCCGGCGCCGCCAACGTCGTGGGGCTGACGGACCAGACCGACCCGTTCTTCTACATCACCGACGTGCTCGGCCTGGATCGCGAGAAGAAGTAG
- a CDS encoding glycosyltransferase 87 family protein: protein MADENSRRFPRQWWVLALFAVSAGVAVWQQFVRIPFSTPMYGLFHNQIDAEVYRKGGEIVAHGGDGLYDGPLLNGILPFTYTPFAGVLFVPLSWMSTDVLRWVWSIAVLLALLACILIAFRLVGFVRDGRVWFAAICLTLVATVLEPVRTTLWFGQINVFLMLLLLWDLGRPAGSRFKGFSIGIAAGIKLTPLFFLAYLVVTRQWREARTALATLAGTVVIGFLVIPQESWQYWSGTFLDANRVGEPNQVGNQSINGLIAFLTNAEKPSTVVWLAVAVPAALAGLAIAAWAFRRGVVLLAVTVVGLTACAVSPFSWGHHWVWIVPLLVLLLALAMLTDDPRRRVLALLAAAGLVAATFIWVTYFPTLQPTGVEDVHDTYAIGIFLRPMDNPVLKALAGGVYVWIFVATLIGSAWYLRSTDGSVPASAEPAGRAA from the coding sequence GTGGCGGACGAGAACAGCCGGCGGTTCCCCCGGCAGTGGTGGGTGCTGGCCCTCTTCGCGGTGTCCGCGGGCGTGGCGGTGTGGCAGCAGTTCGTGCGGATCCCGTTCTCCACGCCGATGTACGGGCTCTTCCACAACCAGATCGACGCCGAGGTCTACCGCAAGGGCGGGGAGATCGTCGCGCACGGGGGCGACGGGCTGTACGACGGTCCGCTGCTCAACGGCATCCTGCCCTTCACCTACACCCCGTTCGCGGGCGTGCTGTTCGTGCCGCTGAGCTGGATGTCGACCGACGTGCTGCGGTGGGTGTGGTCGATCGCGGTGCTGCTCGCGCTCCTCGCCTGCATCCTCATCGCCTTCCGGCTCGTCGGCTTCGTGCGCGACGGCCGCGTGTGGTTCGCGGCGATCTGCCTCACGCTGGTCGCGACGGTCCTCGAGCCCGTCCGCACGACCCTCTGGTTCGGCCAGATCAACGTCTTCCTGATGCTGCTCCTGCTGTGGGACCTCGGCCGCCCCGCGGGGTCGCGGTTCAAGGGCTTCAGCATCGGCATCGCCGCGGGCATCAAGCTCACCCCGCTCTTCTTCCTCGCCTACCTCGTCGTCACGCGGCAGTGGCGCGAGGCCCGCACGGCCCTCGCGACCCTGGCCGGCACCGTCGTGATCGGTTTCCTGGTGATCCCGCAGGAGTCGTGGCAGTACTGGTCGGGCACGTTCCTCGACGCGAATCGCGTCGGCGAGCCCAACCAGGTCGGCAACCAGTCCATCAACGGCCTCATCGCCTTCCTGACCAACGCGGAGAAGCCGTCGACGGTCGTCTGGCTTGCGGTCGCCGTCCCGGCCGCGCTCGCGGGCCTCGCCATCGCGGCCTGGGCGTTCCGGCGCGGCGTGGTCCTGCTCGCGGTCACCGTCGTGGGGCTCACGGCCTGCGCGGTCTCGCCCTTCTCGTGGGGCCACCACTGGGTGTGGATCGTGCCGCTCCTGGTCCTCCTCCTCGCCCTGGCGATGCTGACCGACGACCCGCGCCGGCGGGTGCTCGCGCTGCTCGCGGCGGCCGGTCTCGTTGCGGCGACCTTCATCTGGGTCACCTACTTCCCGACGCTGCAGCCCACCGGGGTCGAGGACGTCCACGACACGTACGCGATCGGCATCTTCCTGCGGCCGATGGACAACCCCGTGCTCAAGGCCCTCGCGGGCGGCGTCTACGTGTGGATCTTCGTCGCGACCCTGATCGGGTCGGCCTGGTACCTGCGGAGTACGGACGGGTCCGTGCCGGCGAGCGCGGAGCCGGCCGGCCGTGCAGCCTGA
- a CDS encoding SRPBCC family protein translates to MERDPAIVELDRFVPRAPATVWRALTEPDIVEQWLVRSVGLRPAEGTTFILEIPSDPPGEVSCEVINAVPAERFTHSYTDLRAPRPARWIVDWRLVPEGKGTRVVMTMSGFDAGDRKQMFARNAVERGYRNTLIPKLADAALALDV, encoded by the coding sequence ATGGAGCGCGACCCGGCGATCGTGGAGCTCGACCGCTTCGTTCCGCGAGCCCCGGCAACGGTCTGGCGCGCCCTCACCGAGCCCGACATCGTGGAGCAGTGGCTGGTGCGGTCCGTCGGGCTCCGGCCCGCGGAGGGCACGACGTTCATCCTGGAGATCCCGTCGGACCCGCCGGGGGAGGTGTCCTGCGAAGTCATCAACGCCGTTCCCGCCGAGCGCTTCACGCACAGCTACACCGACCTCCGCGCCCCGCGTCCGGCGCGGTGGATCGTGGATTGGCGGCTGGTCCCGGAGGGCAAGGGCACCCGCGTCGTGATGACCATGTCGGGTTTCGACGCCGGCGACCGCAAGCAGATGTTCGCCCGCAACGCCGTGGAACGCGGCTACCGCAACACGCTGATCCCCAAGCTGGCCGACGCCGCCCTAGCGCTCGACGTCTGA
- a CDS encoding threonine/serine ThrE exporter family protein, producing MQPDRVDDDRRLLAYLGAAMIAGGQPVHEVEDELKSVATAMGHPLAQIGATPTGLTLGLEPGAAATFESVDGPMRLDQSAVVADVRRGLVARTLSVDEAFARLGTLRSLPHHYPQWVQDVSWPVIAIGIAMLLQPGWPNILAAAIGGVVVMLLVKLAGRVRLAATLLPTIAAFTVGAGVFAAAQAGWLDGPLRTLLAPLAVLLPGALMVTGMSELAAGAMVAGSARLTFGTVQLLMFSLGILAATTALGVGPELLVNERVNQLGWWGPPVGLALICVGVCLNEGASMRLLPAIGLVVAAAFGAQIAGQHVSGAVLGGFFGAIAGSLGASLVAYLRPQLPRLVVFLPAFWVLVPGSLGLLSVTSVGIDPEQGARTVVDVAAVICALALGLLFGSALAQAVIGRAERVR from the coding sequence GTGCAGCCTGACCGGGTCGACGACGACCGCCGCCTCCTCGCCTACCTCGGCGCCGCGATGATCGCGGGCGGCCAGCCCGTGCACGAGGTCGAGGACGAGCTCAAGAGCGTCGCCACCGCCATGGGGCATCCACTGGCGCAGATCGGGGCCACGCCCACCGGGCTCACCCTGGGCCTCGAACCCGGTGCCGCCGCCACGTTCGAGTCCGTCGACGGGCCGATGCGGCTCGACCAGTCGGCCGTCGTCGCTGACGTCCGACGGGGCCTCGTCGCACGAACCCTCTCGGTCGACGAGGCCTTCGCCCGCCTCGGCACCCTGCGCTCGCTGCCGCACCACTACCCGCAGTGGGTGCAGGACGTGTCGTGGCCGGTCATCGCCATCGGCATCGCGATGCTGCTGCAGCCCGGGTGGCCCAACATCCTCGCGGCGGCCATCGGCGGCGTGGTGGTGATGCTGCTGGTCAAGCTCGCGGGCCGCGTGCGGCTCGCCGCGACGCTGCTGCCGACGATCGCCGCGTTCACGGTGGGCGCGGGGGTCTTCGCCGCCGCGCAGGCGGGGTGGCTCGACGGTCCGCTGCGCACCCTCCTCGCGCCGCTCGCGGTGCTCCTCCCGGGCGCGCTGATGGTGACCGGCATGTCGGAGCTCGCCGCGGGCGCGATGGTCGCGGGCAGCGCTCGCCTCACCTTCGGCACGGTGCAGCTGCTGATGTTCTCGCTCGGCATCCTCGCCGCGACGACGGCGCTGGGCGTCGGGCCGGAGCTGCTGGTCAACGAGCGCGTGAATCAGCTGGGCTGGTGGGGCCCGCCCGTGGGCCTCGCACTGATCTGCGTGGGGGTGTGCCTCAACGAGGGCGCCTCGATGCGGTTGCTTCCGGCGATCGGCCTCGTGGTCGCGGCGGCGTTCGGCGCGCAGATCGCCGGGCAGCACGTCTCCGGCGCGGTGCTCGGCGGCTTCTTCGGCGCGATCGCGGGCAGCCTCGGCGCCTCGCTGGTGGCCTACCTGCGGCCGCAGTTGCCGCGCCTCGTGGTCTTCCTGCCGGCGTTCTGGGTGCTCGTGCCCGGCAGTCTCGGGCTGCTGTCGGTCACGTCGGTGGGGATCGACCCGGAGCAGGGCGCGCGCACCGTCGTGGACGTGGCCGCCGTGATCTGCGCGCTCGCGCTCGGCCTGCTGTTCGGTTCGGCGCTGGCGCAGGCGGTGATCGGTCGCGCGGAACGGGTTCGTTAG
- a CDS encoding aminotransferase class I/II-fold pyridoxal phosphate-dependent enzyme, with product MSTYVSLSQSELADVHAKLTGLFETLKAQGLKLDLTRGKPAPDQLDLSNALLALPGEGDYRAADGTDTRNYGGLAGLPELRGIFGELLGIPVANLYAQNNSSLEIMHRLITLAWIHGTVDGERPWGAEEKVKFLCPAPGYDRHFAITQEFGIEMIVVPLNPDGPDMAVVKELVANDPAIKGIWAVPKYSNPTGSVFSEEVTRELASMPTAAPDFRIFWDNAYAVHALVGDAPSDPDILGLAAAAGHPNRPYVLASTSKITFAGAGVSFLGASAENLAWYGKYTGLTSIGPDKVNQLRHARFFGDAEGVRAHMRKHRDLIAPKFARVLEILEDRLGAAKVASWSEPTGGYFISLDVLDGTAKRTVDLAKEAGIALTAAGATFPHGEDPHDRNIRLAPTFPSIADLETAMDGVATCVLLASAEKLMSQPE from the coding sequence ATGTCCACGTACGTGTCCCTGAGTCAGTCCGAACTCGCCGACGTCCACGCGAAGCTGACGGGGCTGTTCGAGACGCTGAAGGCGCAGGGACTGAAGCTGGACCTCACCCGCGGCAAGCCCGCCCCCGACCAGCTTGACCTGTCGAACGCGCTGCTCGCGCTGCCCGGCGAGGGCGACTACCGCGCCGCGGACGGCACCGACACCCGCAACTACGGCGGCCTCGCCGGCCTGCCCGAACTGCGCGGCATCTTCGGTGAGCTGCTGGGCATCCCCGTCGCGAACCTGTACGCGCAGAACAACTCCAGCCTGGAGATCATGCACCGCCTGATCACGCTGGCGTGGATCCACGGCACGGTCGACGGCGAGCGGCCCTGGGGCGCCGAGGAGAAGGTCAAGTTCCTCTGCCCCGCCCCCGGCTACGACCGGCACTTCGCCATCACCCAGGAATTCGGCATCGAGATGATCGTGGTGCCGCTCAACCCCGACGGCCCCGACATGGCGGTCGTCAAGGAGCTCGTCGCGAACGATCCCGCGATCAAGGGCATCTGGGCCGTGCCGAAGTACTCCAACCCGACGGGCTCGGTCTTCTCGGAGGAGGTCACCCGCGAGCTGGCGTCGATGCCGACCGCCGCGCCCGACTTCCGGATCTTCTGGGACAACGCCTACGCCGTGCACGCACTGGTGGGCGACGCACCGTCGGACCCCGACATCCTGGGCCTCGCCGCCGCGGCCGGCCACCCGAACCGGCCGTACGTGCTGGCCAGCACCTCGAAGATCACCTTCGCCGGCGCCGGCGTCAGCTTCCTCGGCGCCTCCGCCGAGAACCTCGCCTGGTACGGCAAGTACACGGGCCTGACCTCGATCGGCCCCGACAAGGTCAACCAGCTGCGGCACGCACGCTTCTTCGGCGACGCCGAGGGCGTGCGCGCGCACATGCGCAAGCACCGCGACCTCATCGCACCCAAGTTCGCGCGCGTCCTGGAGATCCTCGAGGACCGGCTCGGCGCCGCCAAGGTCGCGTCCTGGAGTGAGCCCACGGGTGGCTACTTCATCAGCCTCGACGTGCTGGACGGGACCGCCAAGCGGACCGTCGACCTGGCGAAGGAGGCGGGGATCGCGCTGACCGCCGCCGGCGCCACGTTCCCGCACGGGGAGGACCCGCACGACCGCAACATCCGGCTCGCGCCGACCTTCCCGTCGATCGCCGACCTTGAGACCGCAATGGACGGCGTGGCGACCTGTGTACTCTTGGCTTCTGCTGAAAAGCTGATGTCGCAGCCCGAGTAG